In the Ricinus communis isolate WT05 ecotype wild-type chromosome 3, ASM1957865v1, whole genome shotgun sequence genome, tgaaattttaaattgaattgcTGAAAAATTATCtgttttatataaaaagagaataatcTTGTTTGTTTGCCTGTAATTTTGACTATCAAAAATTTCATTTCAGTGCCCAATTTGCTAAATTTTCGTTTAACtgaactttttttcttttccacttctaatgtaaataaaaatggtatgaaatatattgaattGCTTTTGAGGTTTTGTCTATGTTAATTGGGGAATTGTTTAGTACTCTCAAAGCTTGCTTATTTGGAACAATGCAGATATAAATTAGGCATATTGGTCATGTTGGAGATATAGATTTGTTATCTTATTGTTATTGGTgttgatttcatatcaaaggCAATATGGGGAACATCATTTTTCTCCAATGTTGAACAATTTTTAATGTTCTATATATGCTAAATGTGATGAGAATTTCCATTCTTCAGGATTTAGGACCACAGCAAACACAAACTTTTGAGGATGATGTATTTGCATGTCCAGTATGTTATGAGCCTCTGATAAGAAAAGGACCTCCAGGTTTTAATTTGTAAGTTAGGACTCTTGATGggatcatttttttttttctctaaagtTGTGCTTAGAGTCTGATGTTTAGCTACACAACTTGCAGGTCTGCAATCTACCGATCTGGGTTCAAGTGTAAGAAATGCAACAAAACTTACTCCAGCAAAGACAACTATTTGGATCTTACAATTACTGCCTCAATGAAGGAATATACTGAAGTCAAACCTGCTCGAACTGAGCTGTTCCGGTATATATTTGATTGATGTATAAAAAGTTTTGATATCACACTCTGCACTTTTTGGATGAATTTAATTACTTGTACTCAAAACTTGTTTACCACAACTTATGGATTATCACTTGTCCATGCctttagaaatatattttaaattttagtttctgTTAGTCAGGGGGTTAGCTTCTTACTTCTTGCCAAATCTTTGTTCTAAGCGATGATGAATGCAATTCAATGCCTTTTGTATAGTAGTTTtcataattttgctaaaatgtTTACGGAAATTCTGTCTTACCCTAGTTTTTGGCCTTGTCAGGAGTCCACTCGTTTCATTCTTGTATGAGCGAGGGTGGCgtcaaaattttaatcaaagtGGCTTTCCTGGTCCTGATGAAGAGGTAAACCTTCACTCCCTGACTTGAATCTCATTAAGGTCATTAAAACTATTAGCAATTTTCATAACTTATTTTACATGTATGATTGATGAAATCTGCATTAAAATTTGGATACCATGAAATGATAGTCTATTGTGTGTGATTTGGCACTTGTGAGGATGTTATAATAAATCCTTCCCTTCTTCCCTTTTATGGAATTGCTTAGTTCACAACCACAACCAACTTGGTAACATTTTGTCATATGCAGTTCAAAATGGCCCAGGAGTACTTTAAACCAGCAGAAGGTGGTATCCTAGTAGATGTTAGCTGTGGCAGTGGATTGTTTTCCAGGAAATTTGCCACATCAGGGACCTACTCTAAAGTTGTTGCACTTGACTTTTCTGAAAACATGCTTCGCCAGTGTTATGATTTCATTAAGCAAGATGATAATATCTCAGAAAAGTAAGCTTCTTTAACTTTTCCAATCATTGCAATTCTTAGAGGGCAAGAActaattcctttttcttcttttaatgtgAAGGGATCTTGCTCTTGTTCGAGCAGATGTTTCCAGACTTCCTTTCTCATCAGGTTCAGTTGATGCTGTTCATGCTGGTGCAGCCTTACATTGCTGGCCGTCTCCTTCAAATGCTGTAAGTGACTTCCTTTCAATTTTTACCTTCATGTTTGGCATATCCAAGCTCTCAGATATTCCATGTTAATGATGTTGGAAGATCCTGAACTCGAAACAGGTTAAACAAAAAACTCAAAGATCAGTAAATTACTTCTTCCATGACTAGCACTATTACAtgaaataaaggaaataatataaaaaagggGAATAACCTGCCATGTCAGGGTAGGATACATGTGGTATGGTGAGCAAAGCATGGACCACAGGAACCTGCAGGACAAAATGAATTGATACCAATCAATTAAAGCTATGACGGCTGCCTTACATGAGAGAAAATAGAGGAGACTTATTTGCCACACCTAGATGTCTGAGGTCTTAAAGAATGATATTTACTTACAACTGCAGCATCCACTGAAAAGAAACCAAttcattttgataattaaaaaggGATTTCGAATAATAAAATGTCGCAGAAGTTACATAGTTGTTTATGGCCTTGAAGAatatcctttttatttttaatgctaTCATATAGACCGTGATCATGTAAGAGCAGTCAGCACACAAAAAATATGTGGAAAATATTAGCAAGAATACATGTGCAAGCAGTTGATGAACTCAACTCAAGTGGATTTAACTAAGTTAGGCGCCAATAATGTGGCTCTGCAGTTCAGGATACTAACAGTAATGTCCTGCTCAGGGTAAAGCAGTGCCTGCACCATTCAGTATTAGGAACATTAAGATTCAGATTTTACacatgatatatttatttctcttgTAACCATGTTAATTACCTGCAGAGATCTTCAGCATTCACCTAGAGATGATATGCTGAATGATAAACATCTATTTGTTCTTTTGCATCCAAATgccatatttattattgataaatgttcttactaagatattttattacatatttacatgcTCCCTCACTATTTAAGTAAATAAGTAGCTATTTCTCGAGGATGTTTCTAACCTGATAACATCATAACTCATTGTAGATTGCTGAAATCTGTCGTACACTACGAAGTGGTGGAGTCTTTGTTGGAACCACTTTTCTCCGATATAATGCAACCAGTTCCTGGATAGAACGGTCTTTCCGAGAGGTAAATATTACTTATTATGCAGTTTTTCCATTTGTGATCATTGATATTTCCAGATGTATCAATTGCTATGCCCTGCTACTAAACTTCctttatcataatttattatataatgtaAGTGGACCTCTGAAGGTGTAAATCTGAAGTACTCACCTTGCTCTACCTAGCAGTTTCAACTAGTCAATAAGGCTGCAGCGGTGGAAATGGTTGTCCATTGTTAATTTAGTTTGTCAATTGATTCTTCTACAATCTATACAATTCCTAGTTCAGTAAAAATCCATATTATTGCCTAGATTGGTGTATTTTCACCATCTAATTACAGACACCAATTCTGGTAACATTTATCATGATTTATAGCAGCAAAAGCTATTAATTACAGCAATTTGACTCTTAGCTTTTCTCTGGCTTAGCTACTAAAAAAATTGCTTATTTGCTGGAAAAGCATGTTGCAACATCAAAACTCCATATTAGCTTAATGTAGAGGTGAACATAGCAAATCCTGCACTGGATTTTAAAACCTGCATATAAACTATAACCTGCATGTGTAAGATATTTTGGCCTATACAGCCCATAGTTATGCTGCATAAGTTTCATCTGGAGCTGTTAATATGTGTGACAGAGGATTATGAGCGGTTACAACTATTACACAGAAGAGGAGATTGAGGACTTGTGCACATCATGTGGTCTTACCAACTACCAAAGCAAAGTTCAGCGATCCTTCATCATGTTCACTGCTGAAAAACCCTCAGAATAGGTAGAGGCAATTCAAGCAACATTGTATCTGttattattttgtcatacTAATTATTGATTTGGTTTATATTACACATATCAAattgtatagatatttaaaataagcaAGATCTGAAAAGGTGATAACCTGGGGTAATgtaaagtattattatagtcaATATGAAGTATCTTATTCATTGTCTGGTTTATCAAAAGTTTTTAACTGTATAAACACAATTAAGAACAGCATCGGTGTTCATCTGTCGCCAATGAGATTCGACCAGGCTTTCCATTGAAGATTAGTTTGAGAATGATCTGAAAGTAATATATAGCTGGGAGGTATTCAGAGTCAACAATCATTGTAATGATCTCGATAAACGTGTTTTGTGCTGGTGGGTCCGCAAACTGAATCAATCTTGAGTCTTAACTTGCAGAATACACGCACACACTTTAGAAACATGAGCCATCAGGTTTGGGTTTTAGCTTTTATGCTCTGGTTAAATATATCTGCAACATGCATGAACTAGTTAGCAAATAGGAAAAATGAAGGCTTCTCCCATGATAATACTCTATGCATAGAATTCTGCCTTATGACTGTAAACTATCTATAGTTCATATGGTAGATTCAAAACCGTATCATAGCATTTCGGCTTGAATAACAATTTTGCCCCCTGAGCACGTGAGTGATAGACAATTTGCTCCAAAATGAAAACTTTTTTGTCCTAATAATTCAACAACTGTTACGATGTGGCCAATTAGACCCTGTACCATTACAAGACATGCTCTGATTGCAAAAATTATTGTCTAATTacaatagaaaattaatttgtggCTGTTTGCCCAGACCCACAACTTCAAAGGGGAAACTGACATTTAAATCGACCATTTTCATATTCTCATTCTAGTCATGGCTAACCCAGTTTGGCCGAATAGTTTGTTACTTTGTTTCGTAGAAGTACATTAACCCCTCTAAACTTTAATCTGTTTTAGCCCTTGATGTGCAAGTATATGAATATTGAATTAGTCCATAACTgtcatattttcttataaaactTTCAAGTGGGCAGAAAACAATAATTCTGAAGCAGAGAAGATAATATAGTTGATGATGAGAAAACTTGTAAAGCGGATAAATTGTC is a window encoding:
- the LOC8286602 gene encoding uncharacterized methyltransferase At2g41040, chloroplastic, producing the protein MAMSSSSLQYPLHKSLCPKFPHLFHCSRISHPRLRFSSLRFPSTIRASSAVAVEPDLGPQQTQTFEDDVFACPVCYEPLIRKGPPGFNLSAIYRSGFKCKKCNKTYSSKDNYLDLTITASMKEYTEVKPARTELFRSPLVSFLYERGWRQNFNQSGFPGPDEEFKMAQEYFKPAEGGILVDVSCGSGLFSRKFATSGTYSKVVALDFSENMLRQCYDFIKQDDNISEKDLALVRADVSRLPFSSGSVDAVHAGAALHCWPSPSNAIAEICRTLRSGGVFVGTTFLRYNATSSWIERSFRERIMSGYNYYTEEEIEDLCTSCGLTNYQSKVQRSFIMFTAEKPSE